One window from the genome of Magnetococcales bacterium encodes:
- a CDS encoding sigma 54-interacting transcriptional regulator, with protein MSAQPASEHLESLNQLTDPATLLSADYRILATNPPYLATFHQGREVAGSTCYQSSHGYDRPCDEVGEHCPLQKCIKTGRGAHQLHIHTFPTGREYVNVEIVPVRDNRGETLFFREVFRQTLIASAKPNGHGLVGVSKSFIRMLDEVHKVAFASVPVLLLGESGTGKELIARAIHDASDRCSRPFVPVECSGFSEKLFESELFGHRKGSFTGALVDKDGLVEVVAGGTLFLDEIGDVPLALQIKLLRLLESHTYRKVGDTITREAKFRLVCATNRDLDLMMKAGEFRRDLYYRISTFPIHLPPLRSRREDIDLLAHSILLRISPDQEITLTQGASELLLRYDFPGNIRELVNLLERARILSESDKLAPSHFPSLALYPTLNAEVASEQGQSLWPPEGEIIPLKKLEQRYLRYLLDTYPGPQTQLAAQLGVSTRTLTRKIGLIHREKNHIIEES; from the coding sequence ATGTCTGCACAACCTGCCTCCGAACATCTGGAAAGCCTCAATCAACTCACCGATCCGGCCACCCTGCTCAGTGCCGATTATCGGATTCTCGCCACCAACCCACCCTATCTGGCCACCTTTCATCAAGGCCGGGAGGTGGCCGGGAGCACGTGTTATCAATCATCCCACGGCTATGATCGTCCGTGCGACGAGGTTGGGGAGCACTGCCCTTTGCAAAAGTGCATCAAAACCGGGAGGGGCGCCCACCAACTCCATATTCACACGTTTCCCACTGGTCGAGAGTATGTAAACGTGGAGATCGTTCCTGTCCGGGACAATCGTGGTGAGACGCTTTTCTTTCGGGAGGTTTTTCGGCAAACATTGATCGCCAGCGCAAAACCGAATGGACATGGTCTCGTGGGGGTGAGCAAGTCGTTCATTCGCATGTTGGATGAGGTCCACAAGGTTGCTTTTGCGTCGGTTCCGGTTCTATTGCTGGGGGAATCCGGAACAGGCAAAGAGTTGATTGCCCGAGCGATTCACGATGCCAGCGACCGTTGCAGCCGGCCCTTTGTGCCAGTGGAGTGCAGTGGGTTTTCGGAGAAGTTGTTTGAAAGCGAACTGTTTGGTCACCGCAAAGGATCCTTCACCGGGGCCCTGGTCGACAAGGATGGCCTGGTGGAGGTTGTGGCCGGAGGTACCCTGTTTCTGGACGAAATTGGCGATGTTCCCCTTGCGTTGCAGATCAAGTTGCTGCGCTTGCTGGAGTCCCATACGTACCGGAAGGTGGGCGACACCATCACCCGGGAGGCCAAGTTCCGACTGGTCTGTGCCACCAACCGTGATCTTGACCTGATGATGAAGGCGGGCGAGTTCAGGCGGGATCTTTACTATCGAATCAGCACTTTTCCCATCCACCTTCCCCCTCTGCGGTCGCGGCGGGAGGATATCGATCTGCTGGCCCATTCGATCTTGTTGCGCATCTCTCCCGATCAGGAAATCACCTTGACCCAAGGGGCGTCGGAGTTGCTGTTGCGCTACGATTTTCCTGGCAACATCCGCGAATTGGTGAACCTTCTGGAACGGGCCAGGATTCTCTCGGAAAGCGACAAGTTGGCCCCCTCTCACTTTCCCAGCCTGGCCCTGTATCCCACGCTCAATGCCGAGGTGGCCTCCGAGCAGGGGCAATCACTTTGGCCACCGGAAGGGGAAATCATCCCACTGAAAAAATTGGAACAACGTTACCTGCGCTATCTGCTTGATACCTACCCCGGTCCCCAGACCCAACTCGCTGCCCAGTTGGGGGTCAGCACCCGTACCCTGACACGCAAGATTGGCCTGATCCATCGGGAAAAAAACCATATAATCGAAGAATCGTAA
- a CDS encoding cation diffusion facilitator family transporter, whose product MSHITLSPATNTPSDEFLERIAWMAVGVNILLIALNTVLGLLSGSIAVGAEAVHNLVDMLGSVGVVVGLRLSRKKNSAFPYGLYKVENIVALLIALLILLAGYEIIKEAVFAPPAPVEISLSLMLGVLLTLIIPVFFGLYTVRVGQRGNSPSLMAIGQEFRMHALTSGAVLLGLAGQAMGWQLDRWAGLFVVLFILQTSWELSRDAMRALLDASLDGETLHKVRTILSEDPLTVQVKSVIGRNAGRYRFIEAQITLRTHDLDKAAKAYDRMENGIRQAVPHVERVMLHTLPTVANQQICAIPITSEGDLVADCFCHAASFQLAVMDRTAGKVDSISIHPNPFLEMEHGKGIQLGRWLVKSHVDLVLTRQDLEGKGLSYVLSDAGVEVHKTHHNNLNEALAEVCSLLVTAAKTA is encoded by the coding sequence ATGTCCCATATCACTTTGTCTCCCGCTACGAACACACCCTCCGACGAGTTCCTGGAGCGCATCGCCTGGATGGCGGTTGGCGTCAACATTCTGCTCATCGCGCTCAATACGGTTCTTGGATTGTTGTCGGGAAGCATCGCCGTTGGCGCCGAGGCGGTGCATAACCTGGTGGATATGTTGGGTTCCGTGGGTGTGGTGGTCGGTCTTCGCTTGTCGCGCAAGAAAAATTCCGCTTTCCCCTACGGACTTTATAAGGTGGAAAATATTGTTGCCCTGCTCATCGCCCTGCTTATTTTGCTGGCTGGCTACGAGATCATCAAGGAGGCGGTCTTTGCCCCTCCTGCCCCGGTGGAAATCAGTCTGTCCCTCATGCTTGGCGTACTCCTCACCTTGATTATCCCTGTATTTTTCGGTCTTTATACCGTCCGCGTTGGCCAGAGGGGAAATTCCCCAAGCCTGATGGCGATTGGCCAGGAGTTCAGAATGCATGCCTTGACCTCGGGAGCGGTGTTGCTGGGGTTGGCGGGACAGGCGATGGGTTGGCAGTTGGATCGGTGGGCGGGGTTGTTCGTGGTATTGTTCATTCTCCAAACCAGCTGGGAGCTGTCGCGGGATGCCATGCGGGCCTTGCTGGATGCCAGCCTGGATGGAGAGACCTTGCACAAAGTCCGCACTATTTTGTCGGAAGACCCCCTGACAGTTCAGGTCAAATCGGTGATCGGGCGCAACGCGGGTCGTTATCGTTTCATCGAAGCGCAGATCACCCTGCGTACCCACGATCTTGACAAGGCGGCGAAGGCCTACGACCGAATGGAAAACGGCATTCGTCAAGCGGTGCCCCATGTTGAACGGGTCATGCTCCACACATTACCGACCGTGGCCAATCAGCAAATTTGCGCCATTCCCATCACCAGTGAGGGTGATCTGGTGGCGGACTGCTTCTGCCATGCCGCCTCCTTTCAACTCGCCGTCATGGACCGAACCGCCGGCAAGGTTGATTCCATCAGCATTCACCCCAACCCCTTTCTGGAGATGGAGCATGGCAAGGGGATCCAACTTGGCCGCTGGCTGGTCAAGAGCCATGTGGATCTTGTATTGACCCGGCAAGATCTGGAAGGAAAAGGACTTTCCTACGTGCTTTCGGATGCGGGCGTGGAGGTCCACAAGACCCACCACAACAACCTGAACGAAGCCCTCGCGGAGGTGTGTTCCCTGCTTGTCACGGCGGCGAAGACGGCCTGA
- the csrA gene encoding carbon storage regulator CsrA — MLILTRRVGESLNIGDEIKITLLGIKGNQVRIGIDAPRHVEVHREEIYDKIKRETRKANRKMSDEVLEQASRILSQK, encoded by the coding sequence ATGCTTATCTTGACACGGAGAGTCGGAGAGAGTCTCAACATCGGCGACGAGATCAAAATCACCCTCCTGGGAATCAAGGGTAACCAGGTGCGCATCGGCATCGACGCTCCCCGGCATGTCGAGGTGCATCGTGAAGAGATCTATGACAAGATCAAACGCGAAACCCGCAAAGCCAATCGGAAGATGTCCGACGAGGTTTTGGAGCAGGCGTCGAGGATCTTGTCGCAGAAATAG